The sequence ACTCTAAAACCTCCAATAACTAATATCAACATTGAAGTTAAAGAAGTTAATAATGGAGGTAAAATTCCTAAAGTTTGATTGGAAACTGCTAACTCTTGTTGTGAATTAATACCCTTAGCATAGTAACCAGCCCATCGAGCAAAGAAATCTGATTCTAATGCTCCTGCTTTAATAGTTTCCATGCCTTGCAATCCGGCAATTTCTGTACCTGCTACTTTACCCAAATCTTGAGCTAATTTCATATTCGCGTCTACGCGCTGACGAGATACCAATTGCAAAGTAAAAATATTAACAGCAGCAAAAAATATGCCGATTAAAGTTAAAATCCAGTCATAAGAAAACATAACAATGGCATAAAAAACTAGCATGACTGTATCGATAGCAGTACTTGCTAATCTCCCAGAAAGAACATCCGCTACTTTCTCATTTAAACTAACTCTATTGCTAATTTCACCTGCAAATCGTTGAGCATAGAAACTTGATGGCAATCTTAAAATATGCCAAAAGAAACGACTCGTCATACCTACAGATAATTTAATTTTTAGCTGACGCAAATAGCGTTTTTGTAAAAAAGTTAAAGCAACCTGAAGAATCCCTGCAAGTCCCATAGCAATCAGTAACGGTCGTAACCAATCCGACCTTTGTTCTATGATGATACTGTCTACAAAAATTTGATTGAAAACAGGTATTGCTAATCCAGGAATTACAAGTAAAAATCCGGCAATTACACAGTATATAAGTGCAGCAACTGAACTTTTTAATCTATCAATTAGAGAAAATACTAAATTTGGCTTTCGTCCTCCTTTTTTAAATTCTTCACCTGGTTCAAAAACTAAAACTACGCCAGTATAAGCCTCATCAAATTCTTGTAAAGATACATTTCGGGGACCTGTTGCTGGATCGTTTAAGTAAACTCGTTTGTTAACAAAACCTTCTACTACTAAAAAATGGTTAAAGTTCCAAAAAACAATGTATGGTGGCTTAATCTCTAATAAGCTATCAAGTTCTCTTTTATAACCTTTAGCTTTCATCCCATATCGTCTGGCAGCTTTAAGAACATTAGAAGCTTTACTACCATCGCGGGATACCCCACACTCTTGTCGTAATTCCGGCAATGGCACAATGCGACGATAATAACCGAGGATTATTCCTAAAGCTGCCGCACCACATTCTACCGCTTCCATTTGTAGCAATGTAGGAGTTTTGAATCGCTTTTTTGCAAGATTTGGTTTGGCTTCAGTTTTGGTCATAGAATTTGAGATTTGTGTTGGGAAAATTATTTGTCAAAAAAAGCTAAATTAATGCAGAGTTTTTGTAGAAAATTATTGGCAGAAGTCCTAGATAACAGATTTTTTATAAAACTTTGATATTTACAGTAATTATTTCAAACCAGTCCAATCTCTTAATATTGGTAATACAAAAGTTATTGGTGCCCGTTGTTCAATTTTGACACGAGTATTAGTAGTAGTTCCTTGTGAAATTGTTAATTTCGGTCCTTTAGAAGATGACCAACGATAACCGCTAAAAGTTGAATCATCAGTTTGCAACTCTGCTAAAATAGCAATTCTTGGTTCACCAGCAGTCAACTTATTTACTAATTCTTGATTTCCTAATTCTAAGGCTGCTCCTTGTGGAGTAATTGGAAAAGGAGAAACTGAAACAATTTTACCGATGATACCTCCAAATCTTTCTCTTTTGACCATATCAGGAGTAACTTGAATTTCCATTCCTGGCTGTATTTTTTTTCCATCTTTTACAGGAAAATAAGTCACAGCGAGCATTTTTCCCGTCGCACCATTATTATTAATGCTAGCAATAGTAGTTCCCGGATTAATAACTTGTCCGGCAGTCGCAGTTATTTCTAAAATACATCCAGAACGTGCGCTCACAATTGTACTGTTGTCGGCAACTTTTTGTTCTAATTGAGCAATTGCTCGCTCAACTTCCTTTATTTGATTGAGTTTACTATTTCTTGTTTCCAAATTTTCTTGATCTAAACGTTTGGTTTTAGTTTCAATTTGTTGTAACTGAGTTTCCAGTTGAGAAATAGTATTTAAGTTGTTAAGATATCTCTGTTCTATTTGTGTTTGTTTAACTTTTAATCCTTTAAGTTGAACTTGAATTTCGCTAATGCTATTGAGGTTAGATAAATACTGCTGTTGCGATTGAGTT comes from Rivularia sp. PCC 7116 and encodes:
- a CDS encoding NHLP family bacteriocin export ABC transporter peptidase/permease/ATPase subunit: MTKTEAKPNLAKKRFKTPTLLQMEAVECGAAALGIILGYYRRIVPLPELRQECGVSRDGSKASNVLKAARRYGMKAKGYKRELDSLLEIKPPYIVFWNFNHFLVVEGFVNKRVYLNDPATGPRNVSLQEFDEAYTGVVLVFEPGEEFKKGGRKPNLVFSLIDRLKSSVAALIYCVIAGFLLVIPGLAIPVFNQIFVDSIIIEQRSDWLRPLLIAMGLAGILQVALTFLQKRYLRQLKIKLSVGMTSRFFWHILRLPSSFYAQRFAGEISNRVSLNEKVADVLSGRLASTAIDTVMLVFYAIVMFSYDWILTLIGIFFAAVNIFTLQLVSRQRVDANMKLAQDLGKVAGTEIAGLQGMETIKAGALESDFFARWAGYYAKGINSQQELAVSNQTLGILPPLLTSLTSMLILVIGGFRVMDGYISIGMLVAFQSLMDSFQEPVNTLVSFAGDLQELEGDINRLDDVLDNPIDSQLQNVTSSEPRQLRPQTTYRLKGQVELKNISFGYSRVEAALIEDFNLSLRPGQRVALVGGSGSGKSTVAKIITGLYQPWEGEILFDGELRSSIPLSIITNSLAYIEQDILLFGGTVRENLTLWDATIPDGQLVKACLDAAINDVVMALPGAYNGELMEGAANLSGGQRQRLEIARALVNNPSILVMDEATSALDSESEKIIDQNIRRRGCTCIIVAHRLSTIRDCDEIIVMDKGKIVQRGTHEELWAMEGYYANLIRSEGQATPA